From one Staphylococcus kloosii genomic stretch:
- the murQ gene encoding N-acetylmuramic acid 6-phosphate etherase — translation MNHLSTEKRNNATQHLDEMTIQEALTVMNQEDQKVALCIEQLLPQLAEVVNLTTQQFNQGGRIIYIGAGTSGRLGVLDAAECVPTFNTTPEEVIGLIAGGQQAMTQAIEGAEDSEIGAQNDLQSINLTSSDVVIGIAASGRTPYVIGGLKYAQSINAHTVAIACNTNAEISNYAQFPIEVDVGPEVLTGSTRLKSGTAQKLILNMISTITMVGVGKVYGNLMVDVKPTNNKLNDRAINIIQEICNIDAQLAKNLYDNAHQNLKVAVVMYLCDLDADAAVNKLQNNNGIIKEAIK, via the coding sequence GTGAATCATTTATCTACAGAAAAAAGAAATAACGCTACACAACACTTAGACGAAATGACTATTCAAGAGGCACTTACAGTTATGAATCAAGAAGATCAAAAAGTAGCTTTATGTATTGAACAGTTATTACCTCAACTTGCTGAAGTCGTTAACTTAACTACACAACAATTTAATCAAGGTGGCAGGATTATTTATATTGGGGCTGGAACAAGTGGTCGTTTGGGTGTACTTGATGCGGCAGAATGTGTACCTACTTTCAATACTACGCCAGAAGAAGTCATTGGGCTTATCGCGGGTGGTCAACAAGCTATGACTCAAGCTATTGAAGGCGCTGAAGACAGTGAAATCGGTGCTCAAAACGATTTACAAAGTATTAATTTAACTTCATCGGATGTAGTTATTGGCATCGCTGCTAGTGGTAGAACGCCTTATGTTATAGGTGGTTTAAAATATGCACAGTCTATAAACGCTCACACTGTAGCTATCGCATGTAATACAAACGCTGAAATTAGTAATTATGCTCAATTTCCTATCGAAGTCGATGTGGGACCTGAAGTACTGACAGGTTCAACACGATTAAAGTCAGGCACCGCACAAAAATTAATTTTAAATATGATTTCTACCATCACTATGGTGGGTGTAGGAAAAGTTTACGGTAATCTTATGGTAGACGTGAAACCAACGAATAATAAATTAAACGACAGGGCAATAAATATTATTCAAGAAATATGTAATATCGACGCGCAATTAGCAAAAAACCTCTATGACAATGCACATCAAAACTTAAAGGTAGCTGTCGTCATGTATTTATGCGATTTAGATGCTGATGCAGCTGTTAATAAGTTACAAAACAATAACGGCATTATTAAAGAAGCTATCAAATAA
- a CDS encoding HAD family hydrolase, with protein MYKAVVFDFDGTIIDTEKHLYDIINKHLIKHNHEPVSLDFYTGSIGGAANDLHEYLEDKLGKEQKEKIYIEHHNTSKDLPIFDEIKKLMEYLKQRHIPMAIATSSYRSSIDPAFKQLALENYIDVVVGREDVTEVKPNPELYLKAVQALNYNPANCLALEDSVNGATAAINAGLDVIVNTNKMTKNQDFASVAYLDKDMSTANIIANYFEA; from the coding sequence ATGTATAAAGCGGTAGTATTTGATTTTGACGGTACAATTATAGATACTGAAAAACATTTATATGACATAATAAACAAGCATTTAATCAAGCATAATCATGAACCCGTATCGCTAGATTTTTATACGGGCTCAATTGGTGGTGCTGCCAATGATTTACACGAATATCTAGAGGATAAACTAGGTAAAGAACAAAAAGAAAAAATATATATTGAGCATCATAATACGAGCAAAGATCTACCAATATTTGATGAAATAAAAAAATTAATGGAATATTTAAAACAACGTCATATTCCTATGGCAATAGCAACAAGTAGTTATAGATCGTCTATCGATCCGGCATTTAAACAACTAGCGCTAGAAAATTATATTGATGTAGTCGTAGGTAGAGAAGACGTCACTGAAGTGAAGCCTAATCCAGAATTATATTTAAAAGCAGTACAAGCTTTAAACTATAATCCCGCTAATTGTCTGGCATTAGAAGATTCTGTCAATGGTGCGACGGCAGCAATCAATGCAGGTCTTGATGTAATAGTTAATACGAATAAAATGACTAAAAATCAAGATTTTGCAAGCGTAGCTTATTTAGATAAAGATATGAGTACTGCAAATATAATTGCTAACTATTTTGAAGCGTAA
- a CDS encoding MupG family TIM beta-alpha barrel fold protein gives MHGFAVYLGQNINKNYIQTMIDLNYDTIFTSMQIPEENDATKIEYLTSLLTFLQHTNITYIIDINPILLTESLYNDLSFPNANIVIRIDNETSKAVVNDIIKHGFKCCLNASTVSHHLLNDLYHSVTNFDQILYCHNYYPRPDTGLDCNHVAHQNKLILSFNNEAVIYGFIPGSTTRGPLHKGLPTLEEARFGNPIVNAHNLLATGINNVLIGDSAINYDEASLISDYLHKQHISLNVTLFDKQYEQIFQHQHTSRPDNPATSIRSQEARSYCQTTIMPLNTDVRNKGDITIDNHLNGRYEGELQMMKSNLPSHPHVNVVGHIDEDDIALLHCIKCNYTFSLNIN, from the coding sequence ATGCACGGTTTTGCTGTTTATTTAGGACAAAATATAAACAAAAACTATATTCAAACTATGATTGATTTGAATTATGACACCATTTTCACGTCGATGCAGATACCAGAGGAAAACGACGCTACTAAAATAGAGTATCTAACGTCTCTTTTAACCTTCTTACAACATACGAACATAACTTACATTATAGATATAAACCCTATATTACTAACTGAATCTTTATATAATGATTTATCATTTCCAAATGCGAATATTGTAATTCGCATAGATAACGAAACATCTAAGGCGGTCGTAAATGACATTATCAAACACGGTTTCAAATGTTGTTTAAATGCCAGTACAGTTTCTCATCATTTATTAAATGATTTATATCACTCAGTGACCAACTTTGATCAAATACTTTATTGCCATAATTATTACCCTCGTCCAGATACAGGACTTGATTGTAACCATGTCGCACATCAAAATAAATTAATTTTATCATTTAACAACGAAGCAGTTATTTATGGTTTTATACCAGGAAGTACAACAAGAGGTCCATTACATAAAGGTTTGCCAACCTTAGAAGAAGCTCGTTTTGGTAATCCTATTGTAAATGCGCATAACTTATTAGCAACCGGCATTAACAATGTACTCATCGGGGATAGCGCTATAAATTATGATGAAGCATCTCTGATAAGTGATTATTTGCATAAACAGCATATTTCTTTAAATGTGACGTTGTTTGATAAGCAGTATGAACAAATTTTTCAACATCAACATACGTCGCGACCTGATAATCCTGCGACTAGTATTCGGTCGCAAGAAGCAAGGTCATATTGTCAAACAACTATCATGCCACTAAATACCGATGTGAGAAATAAAGGTGATATAACGATTGATAATCATTTGAACGGCAGATATGAAGGAGAATTACAAATGATGAAGTCTAACTTACCTAGTCATCCACATGTCAATGTTGTAGGCCATATTGACGAAGACGATATTGCTTTATTACATTGTATAAAATGTAACTATACTTTTTCATTAAACATAAATTAA
- a CDS encoding alpha-glucoside-specific PTS transporter subunit IIBC: protein MNAIKRFGSAMIVPVLMFAFFGIVLGFATLFKNPSIMGSIADSGTAWTKVWTVIESGGWTIFNHMEIVFVVGLPISLAKKASGHATLAALMGYLMFNTFINAILTQWPHTFGANFNKGVENVTGLKAIAGIDTLDTNILGAIIISSIVTWIHNRYYSKKLPEMLGIFQGLTFVVTISFFVMLPIALITCIVWPTVQDAISSLQGFIIGSGYVGVWLYHFLERVLIPTGLHHFIYAPVEVGPVVVNDGLKAEWFRHVNDFAKSTKPLKDQFHYGFMLQGNGKVFGAIGIALAMYSTTPKENKKKVAALLIPATLTAVVVGITEPLEFTFLFIAPYLFVIHAILAATMDTIMYGFGLVGNFGGGLIDFFATNWIPLGQNHWMTYLIQIIIGLIFTGIYFVVFRFLILKFDIPLPGRKKEEENVKLYSKNDYKESKGGATTTASTGNEYEDKAIYYLEGLGGADNIKDVTNCATRLRLTVNDPEKVEGNDYFIHNQQAHGLVKSGKNVQVIVGMSVPQVREAFEEILNNK from the coding sequence ATGAATGCAATTAAACGTTTTGGTAGTGCTATGATTGTACCCGTACTTATGTTTGCTTTCTTCGGGATAGTTTTAGGGTTTGCGACTTTATTTAAAAACCCGTCTATAATGGGAAGTATTGCGGATAGTGGTACGGCTTGGACTAAAGTTTGGACAGTAATTGAATCTGGTGGTTGGACCATTTTCAATCATATGGAAATAGTTTTTGTGGTAGGTTTACCAATTTCTCTAGCTAAAAAAGCATCGGGACATGCGACATTAGCAGCATTAATGGGGTATTTAATGTTTAATACGTTTATTAATGCTATATTAACGCAATGGCCTCATACTTTTGGGGCTAACTTTAATAAAGGTGTAGAAAATGTTACTGGGTTAAAAGCTATTGCCGGTATTGATACATTGGATACTAATATTTTAGGTGCGATCATTATTTCTAGTATAGTAACTTGGATACATAATAGATATTACAGTAAAAAATTGCCTGAGATGTTAGGTATTTTCCAAGGATTAACTTTTGTTGTTACGATTTCATTCTTTGTAATGTTACCTATTGCGCTAATTACATGTATTGTATGGCCAACAGTTCAAGATGCGATTTCGTCACTACAAGGTTTCATTATAGGATCTGGTTATGTAGGCGTTTGGTTATATCACTTCTTAGAAAGAGTACTTATACCTACAGGTTTACATCACTTCATTTACGCACCAGTTGAAGTTGGGCCAGTCGTAGTTAATGATGGCTTGAAAGCTGAATGGTTCAGACATGTAAATGATTTTGCTAAAAGTACTAAACCGTTAAAAGACCAATTCCATTATGGCTTTATGTTACAAGGGAATGGTAAAGTATTTGGTGCTATCGGTATAGCATTGGCAATGTATTCTACGACGCCTAAAGAAAATAAGAAAAAAGTTGCGGCGTTATTAATACCAGCAACATTAACTGCAGTAGTCGTTGGTATCACTGAACCATTAGAATTTACGTTCTTATTTATTGCACCATATTTATTTGTAATTCATGCAATATTAGCTGCAACAATGGATACAATAATGTATGGATTTGGGCTAGTAGGTAACTTTGGCGGAGGGCTAATCGACTTCTTTGCTACTAACTGGATACCGCTAGGACAAAACCATTGGATGACATATTTAATCCAAATTATTATCGGCTTAATTTTTACAGGTATTTATTTTGTAGTATTCAGATTTTTAATTTTGAAATTCGACATACCGTTACCGGGACGTAAAAAGGAAGAAGAAAATGTGAAACTTTATAGTAAAAATGATTATAAAGAAAGTAAAGGCGGAGCGACTACTACAGCTTCTACAGGTAATGAATATGAAGATAAAGCTATCTACTATTTAGAAGGTTTAGGTGGAGCTGACAATATTAAAGACGTGACAAATTGTGCGACAAGATTACGTTTAACTGTCAATGATCCTGAAAAAGTTGAAGGTAACGATTACTTTATTCACAATCAACAAGCTCATGGCTTGGTTAAAAGCGGGAAAAATGTACAAGTGATCGTTGGAATGTCAGTGCCACAAGTTAGAGAAGCATTTGAGGAAATTTTAAATAATAAATAA
- a CDS encoding MurR/RpiR family transcriptional regulator, giving the protein MKNVLHQIESKYQDFTKSEKKIADFILKCPHLIIKMSVQDLAKEINTSTASIVRFSKKITNQGFQELKIYVSRYLPSDTTKNNYMEIINNEAVDTLKSKMLTRATDTMTYTAQQIDNDTIDEVCNVLKQSRTIFLFGYGASSIIVNDLFQKLSRIGLNVRLMEETHLFMTTLATHDANDCIIFVTNQGHHSEMQSMAKVANDYQIPIVTITSTHSNPIANMSNHTIVYGSTDENELRMAATTSLFAQLFTVDVLYYRYISLHYREALDSITQSKMALDNYHKHLSNIKFKH; this is encoded by the coding sequence ATGAAAAATGTACTTCATCAAATAGAGAGTAAATATCAAGATTTCACAAAAAGTGAAAAGAAAATAGCGGACTTTATATTAAAGTGTCCGCACCTTATTATAAAAATGTCTGTACAAGATTTAGCCAAAGAAATAAATACGAGTACCGCTTCAATCGTTCGTTTCAGCAAAAAGATTACGAATCAAGGTTTCCAAGAGTTAAAAATTTACGTATCCCGTTATTTACCTTCGGATACGACAAAAAATAATTATATGGAAATTATTAACAACGAAGCAGTAGATACATTAAAGAGTAAGATGTTAACACGTGCTACGGACACAATGACATACACTGCTCAACAAATCGACAATGATACGATTGATGAAGTATGTAATGTATTAAAACAGTCACGTACTATTTTTCTTTTTGGTTATGGTGCTTCTTCAATTATCGTCAATGATTTATTTCAAAAGTTATCTAGAATTGGTTTAAATGTCCGTTTGATGGAAGAAACGCATTTATTTATGACTACACTGGCAACACATGATGCGAATGATTGTATAATATTCGTGACTAATCAAGGTCATCATAGCGAAATGCAATCCATGGCTAAGGTAGCAAACGACTATCAAATACCTATCGTTACGATAACAAGCACACATTCTAACCCTATTGCTAATATGTCGAATCATACAATTGTTTATGGTTCGACAGATGAAAATGAATTACGTATGGCAGCTACTACTTCATTATTTGCGCAACTCTTTACTGTAGATGTATTATATTATCGTTATATATCGCTACACTATCGTGAAGCGTTAGATTCTATTACGCAATCTAAAATGGCGTTAGATAATTATCATAAACATTTATCAAACATTAAATTTAAACATTAA
- a CDS encoding bile acid:sodium symporter family protein: MLTKVSRFATNTFLFWMLVAAIIGFVFPTELAQISKYVPYLLGIVMIGMGLTIDPKDFKIVFQAPRSVIIGVILQFTIMPVTAFVIAKVFQLPPEIAIGVILVGCCPGGTSSNVMSYLAKANVALSVAITSVSTLLAPIVTPALIYLFANQWLKVSFGSMLWSVVQVVLIPIIIGFILQKVFKNFAAKSATALPIVSVIAISLILASVVGGSKSQILQTGLLIFAVVILHNIVGYTLGYVLAKLLKLERADKKAVSIEVGMQNSGLAVSLATVHFNLLAAVPGAVFSLVHNITGPILARYWSKR, encoded by the coding sequence ATGTTAACAAAGGTAAGTAGATTTGCAACAAACACATTCTTGTTTTGGATGTTAGTCGCAGCTATAATTGGGTTTGTTTTTCCAACTGAATTGGCACAAATAAGTAAATATGTGCCTTACTTATTAGGTATTGTGATGATCGGTATGGGTTTAACTATCGATCCGAAAGATTTTAAAATAGTGTTCCAAGCACCGCGTTCAGTTATTATTGGGGTAATTTTACAGTTTACAATTATGCCAGTTACAGCTTTCGTTATCGCTAAAGTTTTTCAATTACCGCCTGAAATTGCAATTGGAGTTATTTTAGTAGGATGTTGTCCGGGAGGCACGTCTAGTAACGTGATGAGTTACTTAGCGAAAGCGAATGTAGCACTTTCTGTTGCAATTACGAGCGTGTCGACATTACTTGCGCCAATCGTTACACCGGCATTAATTTACTTATTTGCCAACCAGTGGTTAAAAGTTTCTTTTGGAAGCATGTTATGGTCAGTAGTCCAAGTTGTGTTAATACCAATTATTATTGGTTTTATTTTACAAAAAGTGTTTAAAAACTTTGCTGCTAAATCTGCTACGGCGTTGCCGATAGTATCTGTTATTGCGATTTCATTAATTTTAGCCTCTGTCGTAGGTGGTAGCAAATCTCAAATATTACAAACAGGTTTGTTAATATTCGCGGTCGTTATTCTACATAATATTGTAGGTTACACTTTAGGTTATGTCTTAGCTAAATTATTAAAATTAGAAAGAGCTGATAAAAAAGCTGTTTCTATCGAAGTGGGAATGCAAAATTCAGGTTTAGCTGTTTCCTTGGCAACCGTGCATTTCAATCTATTAGCTGCCGTCCCTGGCGCCGTGTTTAGTTTAGTCCACAATATTACAGGGCCTATTCTTGCTAGATATTGGTCCAAAAGATAA
- a CDS encoding PTS transporter subunit EIIC — MSKEQKLADQIISAVGGMDNIDNIINCMTRVRIKVIDESDVNYDTLKSIEGVLGVVNDDRVQVVVGPGTVNKVANHMAEQSGVKLGDTIPHQRQTYREAAESKAAQNKSEFQSKQKRGKFNKLLKTIANIFIPLIPAFIGAGLIGGIGAVLSNLMQGGQISGEWVTQLVTVFNVIKDGMLAYLAIFAGINAAKEFGATPGLGGVIGGTTLLTGLTDKNAITNIFTGDHLQAGQGGIIGVIFAVWLLSLVEKRLHKIVPNAIDIIITPTLTLLVIGLMTIFIIMPLAGFVSTGLVSVINWVIGIGGIFSGFIIGAFFLPLVMLGLHHIFTPIHIEMINQTGATYLLPIAAMAGAGQVGAAIALWFRCRKNKTLRDTIKGALPIGFLGIGEPLIYGVTLPLGRPFFTACIGGGIGGAVVGGIGHIGATAIGPSGISLLPLISDHMYLGYIAGLLAAYIGGFVFTYLFGTNKAMRESDHLGD; from the coding sequence ATGTCAAAAGAACAAAAATTAGCCGATCAAATTATATCCGCAGTCGGTGGTATGGACAATATAGACAATATAATTAATTGTATGACAAGAGTACGTATTAAAGTTATCGATGAAAGTGACGTAAACTATGATACTTTAAAATCTATTGAAGGTGTGCTCGGAGTCGTTAACGACGATCGTGTGCAAGTCGTTGTGGGACCAGGAACTGTTAATAAAGTTGCTAATCATATGGCAGAACAAAGTGGTGTGAAATTAGGTGATACCATCCCCCACCAACGACAAACGTATAGAGAAGCGGCAGAATCTAAAGCTGCGCAAAACAAATCAGAATTTCAAAGTAAGCAAAAGCGTGGTAAATTTAATAAATTATTAAAAACAATTGCTAATATCTTTATTCCTTTAATACCAGCTTTTATCGGTGCTGGTTTAATTGGAGGTATTGGCGCGGTATTAAGTAACTTAATGCAAGGTGGTCAAATATCTGGAGAATGGGTTACTCAACTTGTGACAGTCTTTAACGTAATTAAAGATGGTATGTTGGCTTATTTAGCAATCTTTGCAGGTATTAACGCAGCAAAAGAATTCGGAGCAACACCAGGCTTAGGTGGCGTTATTGGTGGTACAACATTGTTAACAGGGTTAACAGATAAAAATGCAATTACGAATATATTTACTGGTGATCATTTGCAAGCAGGCCAAGGTGGGATAATTGGTGTAATTTTTGCAGTTTGGTTGCTTAGCTTAGTTGAAAAGAGATTACATAAAATCGTACCCAACGCTATAGACATTATTATTACGCCGACGTTAACACTGTTAGTTATTGGTTTAATGACTATATTTATCATAATGCCTTTAGCAGGATTTGTATCTACAGGACTTGTGTCAGTAATAAACTGGGTTATCGGTATTGGTGGTATCTTTAGTGGCTTTATTATAGGCGCTTTTTTCTTACCATTGGTTATGTTAGGATTACATCATATATTTACCCCTATTCATATCGAAATGATAAATCAAACAGGCGCAACGTATTTATTACCAATAGCAGCAATGGCAGGTGCTGGGCAAGTTGGTGCAGCTATTGCGTTATGGTTTAGATGTCGTAAAAACAAAACATTACGTGATACAATTAAAGGTGCTTTACCTATAGGTTTCTTAGGTATCGGTGAACCACTTATTTACGGTGTCACTTTACCTTTAGGCAGACCATTCTTTACAGCTTGTATTGGTGGTGGCATTGGAGGTGCTGTGGTCGGTGGTATCGGACATATAGGTGCTACTGCAATAGGACCTAGTGGTATATCTCTTTTACCACTAATATCCGACCATATGTATTTAGGTTACATTGCAGGACTACTCGCAGCATATATAGGTGGCTTTGTATTCACTTATCTATTCGGTACAAATAAAGCTATGCGAGAATCTGATCATTTAGGTGATTAA
- a CDS encoding amino acid permease: MNDETELHRGLSARQIRMIALGGTIGVGLFMGATSTIKWTGPSVIFAYLIAGLFLFLVMRAMGEMVYLYPTTGSFANFASDYIHPVAGYLTAWSNIFQWIVVGMSEVIAVGEYMNFWFPNLPQWIPGVIVVLLLLGANLVSVKAFGEFEFWFAMIKVVTIILMIVAGLGLIFFGFGNGGHAIGLSNLWSNGGFMPNGWLGFFFALSIVIGSYQGVELIGISAGETKDPQKNIKSAVNGIIWRILIFYLGAIFVIVTVYPWDELGNIGSPFTATFAKVGITFAAGLINFVVLTAAMSGCNSGIFSASRMTFTLAQKGQMPKVFLKVMKNGVPAYTVIAIAIGILIGALLNVILPLLIKGADSVFVYVYSASILPGMVPWFMILISHLRFRKLYPEKAEGHPFTMPGGKFASYVTILFFLLVLIGMLFNKETVVSVVIGIVFLAFMTIFYFAKGYHKLSKKDQI, translated from the coding sequence ATGAATGATGAAACAGAATTACATAGGGGGCTGAGTGCTCGTCAAATTAGAATGATCGCACTTGGTGGTACTATCGGTGTCGGACTATTTATGGGGGCAACGAGTACAATTAAATGGACTGGACCTTCAGTTATATTTGCTTATTTAATTGCAGGTTTATTTTTATTCTTAGTTATGAGAGCAATGGGTGAAATGGTTTACTTATATCCAACAACAGGCTCATTTGCTAACTTTGCGAGTGATTACATACATCCAGTTGCTGGTTATTTAACAGCATGGAGTAATATATTCCAGTGGATTGTCGTCGGTATGAGTGAGGTTATAGCCGTCGGTGAGTATATGAATTTCTGGTTCCCGAATTTACCTCAATGGATTCCGGGCGTTATCGTAGTCTTATTATTACTAGGCGCTAACTTAGTTTCTGTAAAAGCATTTGGTGAATTTGAATTCTGGTTTGCGATGATCAAAGTAGTAACAATTATCTTAATGATTGTTGCAGGTTTAGGTTTAATATTCTTTGGCTTCGGTAACGGTGGTCATGCAATTGGTTTATCTAATTTATGGTCAAACGGTGGCTTTATGCCTAATGGTTGGTTAGGCTTCTTCTTTGCATTATCAATTGTTATTGGATCATATCAAGGGGTTGAACTTATCGGTATCTCTGCCGGTGAGACAAAAGACCCACAAAAAAATATAAAAAGCGCAGTTAATGGTATCATATGGCGTATATTAATTTTCTACCTAGGTGCAATTTTCGTTATTGTTACTGTTTATCCTTGGGATGAACTTGGTAATATCGGTAGTCCGTTTACAGCTACATTTGCTAAAGTAGGTATTACATTTGCTGCTGGATTAATTAACTTTGTAGTATTAACAGCTGCAATGTCTGGTTGTAACTCAGGTATATTTAGTGCAAGTAGAATGACTTTCACGTTAGCTCAAAAAGGGCAAATGCCTAAAGTATTCTTAAAAGTAATGAAAAATGGTGTGCCAGCATATACAGTTATTGCGATTGCAATTGGTATTTTAATTGGTGCCTTATTAAACGTAATTTTACCTTTACTTATTAAAGGTGCAGATAGCGTCTTCGTATATGTATACAGTGCGTCAATCTTACCTGGTATGGTGCCATGGTTTATGATATTAATTAGTCATTTAAGATTTAGAAAATTATATCCTGAAAAAGCAGAAGGACACCCATTCACAATGCCGGGTGGTAAATTTGCTAGCTATGTTACTATTTTATTCTTCTTATTAGTACTTATTGGTATGTTATTTAATAAAGAAACTGTAGTATCAGTTGTTATCGGAATTGTATTCTTAGCATTTATGACAATTTTCTATTTCGCAAAAGGCTATCATAAATTAAGTAAAAAAGATCAAATATAA